The Oceanococcus sp. HetDA_MAG_MS8 genome has a window encoding:
- a CDS encoding MerR family transcriptional regulator → MKKLPEEESSMANEQSYRIGAVERLTGIAAVTIRMWERRYKAVEPYRTPANGRLYSRAQVARLAMLKQLVDAGHAISTVASLSDVELGQRLAGLPDFRPTLSGPVGAVVVGPHLGMEWPESGASDSNMTVACHVTPEAALAAPPEVADVLVVELTIITPDSAQLIRRLAEHVSATTVMVIYQFGNSENLAQLHRAGVHTVSAPVRVAELQKMLPALVNATPAAVDSSMPDPAGFLKEPPPARRFTDLELRRWAGQARSVQCECPEHLAALITKLSAFESYSRDCESRNPTDAAVHTLLFHTTARARRMMEDALHHLIEHEFGKGAAEPDGD, encoded by the coding sequence ATGAAAAAACTTCCGGAAGAGGAATCGTCCATGGCGAATGAGCAGTCGTACCGGATCGGCGCGGTCGAGAGACTCACCGGCATTGCCGCGGTCACGATCCGTATGTGGGAACGCCGTTACAAGGCTGTGGAGCCATATCGCACGCCGGCGAATGGGCGCTTGTATAGCCGTGCTCAGGTGGCCCGCCTGGCTATGCTGAAGCAGCTTGTGGATGCCGGCCATGCCATTTCTACGGTAGCCAGCTTGAGTGATGTGGAGCTGGGGCAGCGCTTGGCAGGGTTGCCGGACTTTCGGCCAACACTCAGCGGCCCTGTAGGCGCGGTTGTTGTAGGGCCTCACCTGGGTATGGAATGGCCAGAGTCTGGCGCCAGCGATTCCAACATGACAGTGGCCTGCCACGTCACCCCCGAGGCCGCTTTGGCAGCGCCTCCGGAAGTGGCTGATGTGTTGGTGGTTGAGCTGACCATCATCACTCCAGATAGCGCTCAGCTGATCCGCCGGTTAGCCGAGCATGTGTCGGCGACGACGGTGATGGTGATTTACCAGTTTGGTAACTCCGAAAATTTGGCGCAGTTACATCGTGCTGGTGTTCACACTGTGTCGGCGCCTGTGCGGGTGGCTGAGCTGCAAAAAATGTTGCCGGCATTAGTGAACGCCACTCCAGCAGCCGTTGATTCCAGCATGCCGGACCCGGCGGGGTTCTTGAAGGAGCCGCCGCCGGCGCGTCGATTTACAGACCTGGAGCTGCGGCGCTGGGCTGGTCAGGCCCGCTCGGTGCAGTGCGAGTGCCCCGAGCACTTGGCTGCACTCATTACTAAGTTGTCCGCGTTTGAGTCTTACTCCCGTGATTGTGAGTCGCGCAATCCCACAGATGCGGCGGTTCACACACTGCTATTCCATACCACAGCGCGTGCCCGGCGCATGATGGAAGATGCGCTGCATCACCTCATTGAGCATGAGTTTGGCAAGGGTGCAGCCGAGCCGGACGGCGACTGA
- a CDS encoding ligase-associated DNA damage response exonuclease: MPVLTLSDHGLYCPAADLYIDPWRPVDKAIITHAHADHARPGHQHILASQESWPLLQHRLGSTTGQALRYGEGISIQGVRISLHPAGHILGSAQVRLEHKGEVWVVSGDYKRQSDPTCTAFEVVHAHTFISEVTFGLPVYRWPEPSTVFAQIHQWWDDCAERGQAAVLCCYALGKAQRILQGMLGAERPIYLHGAMQPLTQIYRESGVQMAQAAPVPVKGTDLSGALVLAPPSAVGTPWMRRFNRVSTGFVSGWMQLRGNRRRRGFDRGFVLSDHADWPALIQTIEEINPQRTLLTHGDGSALTRWMREQGRDIAALHQVARNAQDDG; the protein is encoded by the coding sequence ATGCCTGTGTTAACGCTGTCTGACCATGGTTTGTACTGCCCTGCGGCAGATCTGTACATAGACCCTTGGCGCCCCGTCGATAAAGCCATCATTACGCACGCCCATGCCGACCATGCCCGCCCCGGACACCAGCATATTCTGGCCAGTCAGGAGTCCTGGCCCCTGCTCCAACATCGCCTGGGAAGCACCACTGGGCAAGCACTTCGCTACGGTGAAGGCATTTCTATACAGGGGGTGCGGATTAGTCTGCACCCGGCTGGGCACATCTTGGGCTCTGCCCAAGTTCGCCTAGAGCACAAGGGTGAGGTCTGGGTGGTTAGCGGAGACTACAAGCGCCAATCCGACCCCACCTGTACAGCTTTTGAAGTAGTCCATGCGCATACCTTTATCTCCGAAGTGACATTCGGACTGCCGGTCTACCGCTGGCCAGAGCCGAGCACGGTCTTTGCTCAGATCCACCAGTGGTGGGACGATTGCGCCGAACGCGGACAAGCGGCCGTATTGTGCTGCTACGCCCTCGGCAAGGCCCAGCGGATCTTGCAGGGCATGTTAGGTGCGGAGCGCCCCATCTATCTGCATGGCGCCATGCAGCCGCTCACCCAGATTTACCGGGAATCTGGGGTGCAGATGGCCCAGGCCGCCCCCGTCCCGGTCAAGGGCACAGACCTTAGCGGCGCCCTGGTGCTGGCGCCCCCCAGTGCCGTAGGCACACCCTGGATGCGGCGCTTCAATCGTGTATCCACCGGATTTGTTTCCGGCTGGATGCAGCTGCGGGGCAACCGACGGCGACGGGGCTTCGATCGCGGCTTTGTGCTCTCCGACCATGCCGACTGGCCGGCGCTTATCCAAACCATTGAGGAGATCAATCCTCAGCGCACCCTACTCACCCATGGTGACGGCAGCGCACTCACCCGCTGGATGCGTGAACAAGGCCGCGACATTGCCGCCCTGCATCAGGTCGCGCGAAATGCCCAGGACGACGGATGA
- a CDS encoding ATP-dependent DNA ligase, producing MKAFAALYAALDASTKTQHKRAAIVDFLRHTPEDEASYGLAVLCGYRPRRSISGSRLRALAARACGLPSWLIDESYHHVGDLAETLALLLPPAEAAQSRPLSYWLEEGLPELARLNAAEQDQRIEQIWAELPNSERLVFHKLLTGGLRVGVARQSVVHALAEFFDEDAGAIAARLMGRIRPHPEWLQELSQPGRADVLAPYPFLLAHPLDGEPRSLGPTDDFLAEWKWDGIRAQLVHRSETGLWSRGEELLDGAFPDLCEPAKGLPIGTVLDGEVVAWQNQRVAHFSQLQRRLNRKRPSPSLLSEVPARYVVYDLLEEAGQDLREQPLQHRRQRLQALLEAHNGPWHLSPALAAADWAQWTHIRAQARDEGAEGLMLKRLDSAYSGGRPRGLWWKWKLDPYTVDCVLLYAQAGHGRRSGLHTDYTLAVWKGDELVPVTKAYSGLSDKEFLALDRWIRAHTRERFGPVRSVEPAQVLEIAFEGIQSSKRHKSGLALRFPRIARWRQDKTAADADHLHQLQALLDGAPA from the coding sequence ATGAAAGCCTTCGCCGCACTGTACGCCGCGCTAGATGCCAGCACCAAAACGCAGCATAAGCGAGCCGCTATTGTCGACTTTCTGCGGCATACCCCAGAGGATGAGGCCAGCTATGGGCTGGCTGTGCTCTGTGGGTATCGCCCGCGACGCAGCATCAGCGGCAGCCGTCTGCGCGCCCTGGCGGCTCGAGCTTGCGGCCTGCCCAGTTGGCTCATTGACGAAAGCTACCATCATGTTGGCGACCTCGCGGAGACCTTGGCACTTCTGCTGCCCCCGGCCGAGGCGGCGCAGTCACGGCCTCTGAGTTACTGGCTAGAAGAAGGGCTCCCCGAGTTGGCGCGCCTCAACGCCGCCGAACAGGATCAGCGCATAGAGCAGATATGGGCCGAGCTTCCAAACAGCGAACGACTGGTGTTTCACAAGCTGCTTACCGGAGGCTTACGCGTGGGCGTGGCTCGGCAAAGCGTCGTGCATGCCCTGGCTGAATTTTTTGACGAAGACGCTGGCGCCATAGCGGCCAGACTCATGGGCCGAATTCGCCCGCACCCGGAATGGCTGCAAGAGCTCAGTCAACCCGGCCGCGCAGATGTGTTGGCGCCTTATCCCTTCTTGCTCGCGCACCCCCTGGATGGAGAGCCTCGAAGCCTGGGCCCTACCGATGATTTCCTGGCCGAGTGGAAATGGGATGGCATTCGCGCACAACTGGTCCACCGCTCGGAAACCGGACTGTGGTCGCGCGGGGAAGAGCTCCTTGACGGCGCCTTTCCCGACCTTTGTGAGCCGGCCAAAGGCCTGCCCATCGGCACCGTTCTCGATGGCGAGGTAGTGGCTTGGCAAAACCAGCGCGTTGCCCACTTCAGCCAGCTGCAACGACGCCTCAACCGTAAGCGCCCCAGCCCAAGCTTACTGAGCGAGGTGCCAGCGCGCTATGTGGTGTACGACCTGCTGGAAGAGGCTGGCCAGGATCTACGCGAGCAGCCTTTGCAGCACAGACGCCAACGCCTGCAGGCCCTCTTAGAGGCACACAACGGTCCCTGGCATTTGTCCCCAGCGCTAGCTGCTGCCGATTGGGCGCAGTGGACCCATATCCGCGCTCAAGCCCGCGACGAAGGCGCCGAAGGACTCATGCTCAAACGGCTGGATAGCGCTTACAGCGGAGGGCGTCCACGCGGGCTGTGGTGGAAATGGAAGCTAGACCCCTACACCGTGGATTGCGTACTCCTCTACGCCCAAGCCGGCCACGGACGCCGCTCCGGCTTACACACCGATTACACCTTGGCCGTGTGGAAAGGCGACGAGCTAGTGCCTGTTACCAAGGCTTATTCTGGCCTGAGTGACAAAGAGTTTTTGGCCTTAGACCGCTGGATACGCGCGCATACCCGCGAGCGCTTCGGCCCGGTTCGCTCCGTAGAGCCGGCGCAGGTGCTAGAAATCGCCTTCGAGGGCATCCAATCCTCCAAACGGCACAAGTCCGGCCTGGCCCTGCGCTTCCCACGCATTGCCCGCTGGCGCCAAGACAAAACCGCCGCGGATGCCGACCACCTCCATCAGCTTCAAGCCCTCCTCGACGGAGCGCCCGCGTGA
- a CDS encoding ligase-associated DNA damage response DEXH box helicase — translation MSTHPLEPWILARGWQPLDHQRDVWQARSRGEEGLLLAPTGHGKSLAGLGCVLREDVQPGGLRLLWITPLRALAQDLAAELALPLSELRPDWQVQSRSGDTSAYRKQQQRKRLPEVLITTPESASLLLSYGDLLPALTQIDTVVVDEWHELIANKRGIQTQLVLAALRQLNPALRVWGLSATLGNAQQAGEALVGPNPILIHAKRRKQLQIHTLLPKDPQRISWAGHLGLKMLDQVKAKLLQAGSTLLFANTRAQAELWFEALAAEPELQDQVGLHHGSLDASVRQAAEQGLKTGALRCVVATSSLDLGVDFSPVEQVIQVGSPRTLARLVQRAGRAGHQPGAVSQILCVPTHTLEMAEFAAARQAWAEGRMEPRQPLAGSLDVLSQHVLTRCLGQPQDAEQLYAEVQQAPAYAELGRKQWDWVLDFLGRGGEVLRAYPEYHRLQSNDQGRLMVSNATTARRHRMMIGTIAADSTMSLRWTKGGRIGQVEEAFIARLKPGDSFLFAGRALELVRVQGLTAYARLARGKRVAVPRWSGGRLPLSESLAAAFVTQLQQGVQGPEHQALQPLLTLQQQQSALPSLEYLLVESLRSREGWHLCLYPCAGRAVHEGLGALLAHRASQAQPRSITVAANDYGLELLSSSAWPEDHEWLKSLLSIQDLEQEIELAMNATELAKRHFREIAQAAGLVFTGYPGRGKSARQVQMSTGLLFDVFARYDPDNPLLHQTRDEVRLRELDWPRLERTVKRLSQLPLRWTRPERLTPFAFPLYAEAQRQQLSTESLADRLQRMQQQLERAAGETT, via the coding sequence GTGAGCACGCATCCCTTAGAGCCCTGGATCTTGGCGCGAGGCTGGCAGCCCTTGGACCATCAACGCGATGTTTGGCAAGCCCGGAGCCGTGGCGAGGAAGGCCTGTTGCTCGCACCCACTGGGCATGGCAAGTCACTGGCTGGCCTGGGCTGCGTCCTGCGCGAGGATGTGCAGCCTGGAGGCTTGCGCCTGTTATGGATTACACCGCTGCGGGCGCTGGCACAGGATCTGGCCGCCGAGCTCGCCTTGCCCTTGAGCGAGCTACGGCCAGACTGGCAGGTGCAGTCACGGAGCGGCGACACCAGCGCTTACCGTAAACAGCAACAACGAAAACGCCTGCCGGAAGTGCTGATTACCACACCAGAGTCGGCCAGTTTGCTGCTGTCCTATGGCGATCTACTTCCGGCACTCACCCAGATCGATACCGTCGTCGTAGATGAGTGGCACGAGCTCATCGCCAACAAACGCGGCATCCAAACCCAGCTGGTCCTGGCGGCCTTACGCCAACTCAATCCCGCCCTGCGTGTGTGGGGCTTATCGGCCACCCTGGGCAATGCTCAGCAAGCCGGCGAGGCCTTGGTCGGGCCCAACCCCATTCTGATTCATGCAAAGCGTCGCAAGCAGCTACAAATTCACACCCTGCTGCCCAAAGACCCTCAGCGGATTAGCTGGGCGGGCCACCTGGGCCTGAAGATGTTGGATCAGGTCAAAGCCAAACTTCTTCAGGCCGGCTCTACCCTGCTCTTCGCCAACACCCGTGCGCAAGCTGAACTATGGTTTGAAGCGCTAGCGGCGGAGCCGGAGCTACAGGATCAGGTTGGGCTGCATCATGGATCTCTAGACGCCAGCGTGCGCCAGGCGGCCGAACAAGGCTTGAAGACGGGCGCCCTGCGCTGCGTGGTCGCCACCTCCAGCCTAGACCTGGGCGTGGACTTCAGCCCGGTAGAGCAGGTGATTCAAGTTGGCTCCCCGCGCACCTTGGCCCGCCTGGTCCAACGCGCCGGACGCGCCGGCCATCAGCCCGGAGCCGTGAGCCAGATACTCTGTGTGCCCACCCACACCCTAGAGATGGCCGAGTTCGCAGCAGCGCGCCAAGCCTGGGCCGAAGGGCGCATGGAGCCCCGGCAACCGCTCGCCGGCAGCTTAGATGTGCTCTCGCAGCATGTGCTCACCCGCTGCCTGGGGCAGCCTCAGGATGCTGAGCAGCTCTATGCCGAAGTGCAGCAAGCCCCGGCGTATGCCGAGCTGGGCCGCAAGCAATGGGATTGGGTGCTCGATTTTCTGGGTCGTGGCGGCGAGGTCTTACGCGCCTACCCGGAGTACCACCGGCTGCAAAGCAATGACCAGGGCCGGCTCATGGTCAGCAATGCCACCACGGCGCGGCGTCATCGGATGATGATTGGGACCATCGCCGCCGATAGCACCATGTCCTTGCGCTGGACCAAGGGCGGTCGCATTGGTCAAGTTGAAGAGGCCTTCATCGCCAGACTCAAACCCGGCGACAGCTTCCTCTTCGCCGGGCGCGCTCTAGAGCTCGTGCGCGTCCAGGGCCTCACGGCCTATGCCAGACTCGCCCGCGGCAAGCGGGTGGCCGTGCCGCGCTGGAGCGGCGGGCGCCTGCCCTTATCGGAGTCCTTGGCCGCCGCCTTCGTCACGCAATTACAGCAAGGCGTCCAAGGACCTGAACACCAGGCTCTACAGCCTTTGCTCACGCTGCAGCAACAGCAATCGGCCTTGCCCAGCTTGGAGTACCTATTGGTAGAAAGCCTGCGCTCCCGCGAGGGTTGGCATCTGTGCCTGTACCCTTGTGCTGGACGGGCGGTGCACGAAGGGCTGGGCGCGCTGCTCGCCCATCGTGCCAGCCAAGCCCAACCACGAAGTATTACCGTGGCCGCCAATGATTATGGGCTGGAACTGCTGTCCAGCTCGGCCTGGCCAGAGGATCATGAGTGGCTCAAAAGCCTACTGAGCATTCAGGATCTAGAGCAGGAAATTGAGCTGGCGATGAACGCCACCGAGCTGGCCAAGCGCCATTTTCGGGAGATCGCCCAAGCCGCCGGCCTGGTCTTCACGGGCTATCCTGGCCGTGGCAAAAGTGCGCGCCAAGTGCAAATGTCTACCGGGCTGCTGTTCGACGTCTTCGCCCGTTACGACCCGGACAATCCTTTGCTACACCAAACCCGCGATGAAGTTCGCTTGCGTGAGCTGGACTGGCCACGCCTAGAGCGCACGGTGAAGCGCTTAAGCCAGCTCCCCTTACGCTGGACACGCCCCGAGCGTCTCACTCCCTTTGCCTTCCCTTTGTATGCGGAAGCACAGCGCCAACAGCTCTCTACAGAATCTTTGGCCGATAGGCTGCAGCGCATGCAGCAACAATTGGAACGAGCCGCAGGGGAGACCACATAG
- the pdeM gene encoding ligase-associated DNA damage response endonuclease PdeM, whose amino-acid sequence MHRITLGEQQLLLLPDRALYWPTHKAVVVADIHLGKGASFREQGLPLPQGGTQTDLDRLSRLIHDQQAEQLLVLGDLIHGGARQPEQRWIAQAQLWREQHAQLQLHWVVGNHDRAPEELARRWRAELIREGAQWSGVQLWHHPSEDLSQPSLGGHWHPVARIQPGARQRLRLPVFWLEQHRLVLPAFGSLTGGHPVAPTPHTHLWACAEQHIIALQRLHHGFAPRSTR is encoded by the coding sequence ATGCACCGCATTACGCTAGGTGAGCAGCAGTTGCTGCTGCTGCCAGACCGCGCCCTGTACTGGCCCACCCACAAAGCCGTGGTGGTGGCCGATATCCACTTAGGCAAAGGCGCGTCATTCCGCGAGCAAGGCCTCCCGCTACCGCAAGGAGGCACGCAAACGGATCTGGACCGGCTGAGCCGTCTCATACACGACCAGCAAGCTGAGCAGCTACTCGTATTAGGTGACCTGATCCATGGCGGCGCCCGCCAGCCTGAACAACGTTGGATCGCTCAAGCGCAGTTGTGGCGGGAACAGCACGCACAACTGCAGCTGCACTGGGTGGTTGGCAATCATGACCGCGCCCCGGAAGAACTGGCACGGCGTTGGCGGGCCGAGCTGATTCGCGAAGGCGCACAATGGTCTGGCGTGCAGCTTTGGCATCACCCTAGCGAAGATCTGAGCCAGCCCAGCCTGGGGGGCCACTGGCACCCCGTGGCGAGAATTCAACCGGGGGCACGCCAAAGGCTGCGCCTGCCGGTGTTTTGGTTGGAACAGCATCGATTGGTGCTTCCAGCCTTTGGCAGCCTCACCGGAGGCCATCCGGTTGCACCCACCCCCCACACCCACTTGTGGGCCTGCGCTGAGCAGCACATCATTGCGCTACAGCGTCTCCACCATGGCTTTGCACCGAGGAGTACACGATGA
- a CDS encoding TIGR01777 family oxidoreductase, protein MNILLTGASGFIGQALQRELGQSHQLYLHFRRDPRPSEVHAGTPIRQVDDIPTALDAVVNLAGENLGAQRWTNSRKQALRDSRIAFTQKLSADLAAASQAPKVWINGSAVGIYGDAPGRNLDESSALGDDFAAQLCRDWEATAEQAAAALGAQRLVLLRLGVVLGPGGALQKMLPPFRFGLGAVIGPGEQHMPWISRDDVVQVIRRCLEDEAFQGPLNLSAPETASQRHFAKTLGQVLRRPVLFTAPAALLKLMLGEMSSILLVDQQVMPVALANSGYRFRHPDLASALEASLS, encoded by the coding sequence ATGAACATTCTATTGACCGGAGCCAGCGGCTTCATTGGCCAGGCGCTACAGCGCGAGTTGGGTCAATCGCATCAGCTCTACCTCCATTTTCGCCGTGACCCCAGACCCAGCGAAGTGCATGCTGGCACGCCCATCCGTCAGGTCGACGACATTCCTACCGCATTGGATGCGGTGGTGAACCTTGCCGGTGAAAATTTGGGCGCGCAGCGCTGGACCAACAGCCGCAAGCAAGCGCTGCGCGACTCGCGCATTGCCTTTACCCAGAAGCTCAGCGCCGATCTGGCAGCGGCGAGCCAGGCCCCCAAAGTTTGGATTAATGGCTCCGCCGTGGGCATTTACGGTGATGCACCGGGGCGCAATCTGGATGAATCGTCTGCGCTTGGTGATGACTTCGCGGCCCAACTCTGCCGTGACTGGGAAGCCACCGCGGAGCAGGCCGCCGCCGCGCTAGGCGCGCAGCGATTAGTACTGCTCCGCCTAGGTGTGGTGCTCGGGCCAGGGGGAGCTTTACAAAAAATGCTGCCGCCATTTCGCTTTGGTTTAGGCGCCGTGATCGGCCCAGGCGAGCAGCACATGCCATGGATCAGCCGCGATGATGTGGTGCAGGTCATTCGCCGCTGCCTAGAGGACGAAGCCTTCCAGGGCCCACTCAATCTCAGCGCGCCCGAGACGGCCAGCCAACGTCACTTCGCCAAAACCCTGGGCCAGGTATTACGCAGGCCTGTGCTGTTCACCGCACCAGCAGCACTACTCAAACTCATGCTGGGTGAGATGAGCAGCATTTTGTTGGTCGACCAACAGGTGATGCCCGTCGCGCTCGCCAACAGTGGCTATCGCTTCCGCCACCCAGACCTGGCCAGCGCACTGGAGGCGTCTCTGAGCTGA
- a CDS encoding NAD-dependent epimerase/dehydratase family protein: MTDHAMHQVFVTGGSGFVGRNLLRRLRQERCIVAALARSESAANVVARLGATPARGDLKDVDLLAQSMAGCDTVFHAAALVDEWGPQRQFEEVNVGGTAIVLEAARRAGVACVVHVGTEAMYADGRSSLENLDETRPVPRRPLPRYPATKAYAEKLVLEANSPAMRCISVRPRLIWGKDDTSLLPKFVQAVQQGRFRWIDQGRALTSTTHVDNVAEALVLAARRGQGGQAYFISDGPPVSYKEFFSRLLETAGVSPPSGSVPLALAQGYARTMEGLWESLGLRSTPPATRMLIELLAKPVTVNVAKAEQELGYVPVISRAQGLSALGSCGG, translated from the coding sequence ATGACTGATCACGCCATGCATCAGGTTTTTGTGACCGGTGGATCCGGCTTTGTGGGGCGTAACCTGCTGCGCCGCTTGCGCCAGGAGCGCTGCATCGTCGCTGCGCTGGCCCGTAGCGAATCAGCGGCCAATGTGGTGGCGCGTCTGGGCGCGACCCCGGCGCGTGGAGACCTCAAAGACGTGGACTTGCTGGCGCAGTCCATGGCGGGCTGCGATACCGTTTTTCATGCGGCGGCGCTGGTGGATGAGTGGGGCCCGCAACGTCAATTTGAAGAGGTGAATGTCGGCGGTACGGCCATCGTTCTCGAGGCAGCGCGGCGCGCGGGAGTGGCCTGTGTGGTGCACGTCGGCACAGAGGCCATGTATGCGGATGGGCGCTCCAGTCTAGAAAACTTGGATGAAACCCGGCCAGTGCCGCGCCGGCCCCTACCCCGCTATCCGGCCACCAAAGCGTATGCTGAGAAATTGGTGTTGGAGGCGAACTCGCCTGCCATGCGCTGCATCAGCGTGCGTCCGCGCTTGATTTGGGGCAAGGACGACACCTCCTTGCTACCTAAGTTTGTGCAGGCTGTTCAGCAGGGGCGCTTTCGTTGGATTGACCAGGGACGGGCCTTGACCTCCACGACGCACGTCGACAATGTCGCTGAAGCTTTGGTGCTGGCTGCGCGCCGAGGCCAGGGCGGGCAGGCCTATTTCATCAGCGATGGTCCCCCAGTGAGCTACAAAGAATTCTTCTCACGTTTATTGGAAACGGCCGGTGTGAGCCCCCCGAGCGGGAGCGTGCCCTTGGCTTTGGCGCAGGGCTATGCGAGGACGATGGAGGGTTTGTGGGAGTCGTTGGGCCTGCGCAGCACCCCTCCGGCGACCCGGATGCTCATTGAACTGCTGGCCAAGCCGGTGACGGTGAACGTTGCCAAGGCGGAGCAAGAGCTGGGTTATGTCCCGGTGATCAGTCGCGCCCAAGGCCTGTCGGCGCTGGGGAGTTGCGGGGGCTAG
- a CDS encoding GNAT family N-acetyltransferase yields the protein MEHSEHHLALRHLLLDDYADVRELMNLVYPTLGGAWPKRKFQAQLKTFPEGQICIEDKGRVVACAFSVIVDYDKFGDKHTYDEITGDAYLSTHDPNGDVLYGVDVFVHPDYRGLRLGRRLYEARKELCRNLNLQSIVAGGRIPNYAEHAAQMSPQEYVEQVKSKDLHDPILTFQLSNGFEVTRILKAYLPEDKESHGYATLLQWHNIYFEAQESPLIGAPRTSARVGCVQWQMRYFQNVGELLQQVEYFIDALSDYKCDMALFPEFFNAPLMGLAPDQSPSEAIWHLAGYTEEILAEVSRLAVSYNINVIAGSMPVVEDDELYNVAYLCRRDGTIESQYKLHPTPHEKRDWVMQGGDALRCFDTDFGRIGVLICYDVEFPELARLLSEHEMQILFVPFWTDTKNGYLRVRRCAQARAIENECYVVIAGSVGNLPKVDNVDIQYAQTAVFSPSDFAFAHDAVVSETTPNTEMTLIADLDLHKLRILQNEGSVRNYLDRRRDLYRVEWLGKESIPPQED from the coding sequence ATGGAACACTCAGAACATCATCTCGCTCTCCGTCATCTGTTGCTCGACGACTACGCCGATGTACGCGAGCTCATGAACTTGGTCTACCCCACCCTGGGTGGAGCCTGGCCCAAGCGCAAATTTCAGGCCCAGCTCAAAACCTTCCCCGAAGGCCAGATCTGCATCGAAGACAAGGGCCGCGTTGTGGCTTGCGCCTTCTCCGTGATTGTGGATTACGACAAATTTGGCGACAAGCACACCTATGATGAAATCACCGGCGATGCTTACCTCAGCACCCATGACCCTAACGGTGATGTGCTGTACGGAGTGGATGTTTTCGTGCACCCGGACTATCGCGGCCTGCGCCTAGGCCGCCGCCTGTACGAGGCGCGCAAGGAGCTATGCCGCAATCTCAATCTGCAATCGATTGTCGCCGGCGGGCGCATACCCAACTATGCCGAGCATGCGGCGCAGATGAGCCCACAGGAGTACGTGGAGCAGGTCAAATCCAAGGACCTGCACGACCCCATTCTCACCTTCCAGCTCAGCAATGGCTTTGAGGTCACCCGCATTCTCAAAGCCTACCTGCCGGAAGATAAGGAGTCGCATGGCTATGCCACCTTGCTGCAATGGCACAACATCTATTTTGAAGCGCAGGAATCGCCCCTGATTGGCGCACCACGCACCAGCGCCAGGGTGGGTTGCGTGCAATGGCAAATGCGTTATTTCCAAAACGTGGGTGAACTACTGCAACAGGTGGAGTACTTCATTGACGCCTTGTCCGACTACAAATGTGACATGGCCCTGTTCCCAGAGTTTTTCAACGCACCACTGATGGGCTTGGCGCCGGACCAAAGCCCCAGCGAAGCGATCTGGCACCTGGCCGGCTACACCGAGGAGATTCTGGCCGAGGTCTCGCGCCTTGCCGTGTCCTACAACATCAACGTCATCGCCGGCTCCATGCCGGTGGTTGAGGATGATGAGCTGTACAACGTCGCCTACCTGTGTCGCCGCGATGGCACCATCGAATCCCAGTACAAGCTACATCCCACACCGCACGAAAAGCGCGACTGGGTGATGCAGGGTGGCGATGCCTTGCGCTGTTTCGATACCGACTTCGGCCGCATCGGCGTGTTGATTTGTTACGACGTGGAGTTCCCGGAGCTGGCGCGGCTGCTTTCCGAACACGAAATGCAAATTCTGTTCGTGCCCTTCTGGACCGACACCAAAAATGGCTACCTGCGGGTGCGTCGCTGCGCCCAGGCCCGCGCCATTGAAAACGAATGCTATGTAGTCATTGCTGGCAGCGTCGGTAACCTGCCCAAAGTGGACAACGTCGACATCCAGTACGCCCAAACGGCGGTGTTCTCACCCTCCGATTTTGCCTTCGCCCACGACGCTGTGGTCTCAGAAACCACCCCCAATACCGAGATGACCTTGATTGCGGACCTGGATCTGCACAAGCTACGCATCCTGCAAAACGAGGGCTCGGTACGGAACTATCTAGACCGCCGCCGCGATTTATATCGGGTGGAATGGTTAGGCAAGGAATCCATCCCACCCCAGGAAGACTAA
- a CDS encoding CDGSH iron-sulfur domain-containing protein — protein MKTCVQALRKDQPARPVSLPAGTHLVCGCEHAQSADGLCRAEAGCQGQGWPITLKRPQLLWLCSCGRSANMPYCDQSHQKPEGL, from the coding sequence TTGAAGACCTGCGTACAAGCACTACGCAAGGACCAACCTGCGCGACCGGTGTCGCTGCCGGCGGGGACGCATTTGGTGTGTGGTTGCGAACATGCTCAATCCGCGGACGGCCTATGCCGCGCTGAGGCCGGCTGCCAAGGCCAAGGCTGGCCCATCACACTGAAACGCCCGCAACTACTTTGGCTGTGTAGCTGCGGGCGCAGTGCAAACATGCCCTACTGCGATCAATCCCACCAAAAGCCCGAAGGCCTTTAG